The window ACGAGCCGGCAGTACTCGACCGGCGCCGCGAGCTGGCCCGCGACCTGCTCGCCGGGGATCCGGTCGAGCGCGGGGTGGGTCTCGGTGTGGTCGCAGAGCACGTGACCGTCGGCCCGGATGGCCTGGAGGAGCTCGGGGTGCAGTCGGGCCCAGTGCCCGATGACGCAGAAGGCGGCTTTGACCCCGCCCTCGCGGAGGATGGCGAGCACGGCCGGCGTGAACCGAGGATCGGGCCCGTCGTCGAACGTCAGTGCGACCACCCTCCCGGGGACGGGTGCGGCGGCCACGGGGCCTCGGAGCACGCCCCGGCGCACGACCTCGCCGCTCCGAAGCCCGATGGCGTCGTCGCCGAGGCCCGGCGTACCGGGGTTCCACAGGTTGTACTCGATCGGCGGCAGCCCGGCGGCGGGAATCGGATCTTCGATCGGTCGCGTTGCTTCGACGGCGTCGACGCCGTCGCGCACGACGAGCTTCGACCCGTCCCGCAGGCGTGAACTCGGTCGGAGCCGGCGCCGGGTCCACCGCACGGTGCCGGGGTGCCAGTGCGGGTCGAGGACGCGCCCGCTGGCGACAGCGAGCAGGCGTCCGTCGCGGGGCCAGGGCGTTCGGGCTCGGGCCAGCGCCTGGCGCGCCGTCGCCGGATCGCCGAGGGCCACCAGGCGGCCGTTGACGCGGACGGTCACGTTGCGCAACGGCGCGCCCGAGGTCGGCAGCGTCGCGACCACCAACGCCAACCCGACGAGCGGCAGCCCCCGGCGCGTTCCGACGCGCCACCGATGCGAACCGCGACGCGACGCGACCTCACGCGCCTTCCGTCCCCGCACCGCGGGAATCATGCCGCGGCGATGCTCGTGCTG of the Acidimicrobiia bacterium genome contains:
- a CDS encoding polysaccharide deacetylase family protein, which produces MVATLPTSGAPLRNVTVRVNGRLVALGDPATARQALARARTPWPRDGRLLAVASGRVLDPHWHPGTVRWTRRRLRPSSRLRDGSKLVVRDGVDAVEATRPIEDPIPAAGLPPIEYNLWNPGTPGLGDDAIGLRSGEVVRRGVLRGPVAAAPVPGRVVALTFDDGPDPRFTPAVLAILREGGVKAAFCVIGHWARLHPELLQAIRADGHVLCDHTETHPALDRIPGEQVAGQLAAPVEYCRLVTGEKPGFFRAPYGATTAAVLDAARAQGLRILQWSVDPQDWTRPGVTTIVGRVLKQLHPGAIVLMHDGGGDRSETVAALPVIISALRAQGYTFAQPLAS